A genomic window from Lutra lutra chromosome 17, mLutLut1.2, whole genome shotgun sequence includes:
- the TSNAXIP1 gene encoding translin-associated factor X-interacting protein 1 isoform X7: MSLAQSPGIWGEDPVKLTLALKMARQDLTRTQMELNTMKANFGDVVPRRDFEMQEKTNKDLQEQLDSLRSDYEEVCKEHEILLQLHMTTLKERDQFHSELQEIQRTSTPRPDWSKCEDVVAGGPDRWQKLAEGKNSDQLVDVLLEEIGEGLLREKDFFPGLGYGEAIPPFLRYDGFVENKKPSKKDVINLLKDAWKQRLVEEKEKFPDFFFSFLEHRFGPSEAMAWAYTIFENIKLFRSNEVMSQFYAVLMGKRSESVYIKQKETVAQLLKEMTNADNQNEGVITMENLSTVLKSNFPFKKEEKIQELMEAGGWHPNSSSADLLNYHSLFIEDEEGQSMPFVQKLWEQYMDEKDEYLQELKQELGLDLYDEVTLPRLREALMNIDPGLDKQTLHGYLSRAFQLPVTELPEEGEEKEEGIVVWLKIALERLQMTDIRRMGSREQEPPS, encoded by the exons ATGTCACTAGCCCAGTCCCCAG GCATCTGGGGGGAGGACCCCGTGAAGTTAACACTGGCTCTGAAGATGGCCCGGCAAGACCTGACCCGCACGCAGATGGAACTCAACACCATGAAGGCCAACTTTGGAGATGTGGTGCCCAGGAGGGACTTTGAAATGCAGGAGAAGACCAACAAGGATCTGCAGGAGCAG CTGGACAGCCTGAGAAGTGACTATGAAGAGGTCTGCAAGGAGCACGAAATACTGCTGCAGTTGCACATGACCACACTGAAAGAGCGGGACCAGTTTCATTCTGAGCTCCAGGAGATCCAGCGTACCTCTACGCCACGGCCTGATTGGAGCAAGTGCGAAG ATGTGGTGGCTGGGGGCCCAGATCGCTGGCAAAAGCTGGCTGAGGGCAAGAACAGTGACCAGCTGGTGGATGTACTCCTGGAGGAGATTGGCGAGGGGCTGCTCCGGGAGAAAGACTTCTTTCCTGGTCTG GGCTATGGGGAAGCCATCCCTCCTTTCCTTCGATATGATGGCTTTGTGGAGAACAAGAAGCCAAGCAAGAAGGATGTGATAAACCTCCTTAAGGATGCCTGGAAACAACGTCTTGTTGAGGAG aaagagaaattcccagatttcttcttcagtttcctggAGCATCGCTTTGGACCTAGTGAAGCCATGGCTTGGGCTTACAccatttttgaaaatatcaagCTCTTCCGCTCTAATGAGGTCATGAGTCAGTTCTATGCAGTCTTGATGGGAAAG AGGAGTGAGAGTGTATACATCAAGCAAAAGGAGACAGTGGCACAGCTGCTGAAGGAGATGACAAATGCTGACAATCAGAATGAGGGGGTGATAACCATGGAGAACTTAAG CACTGTCCTCAAGAGTAACTTCCCcttcaagaaggaagagaaaattcaggAGTTGATGGAGGCAGGAGGCTGGCATCCCAACAGCAGCAGTGCAGACTTGCTGAACTACCACTCACTATTTATAGAG GATGAAGAGGGCCAGAGTATGCCCTTTGTACAAAAGCTGTGGGAACAGTACATGGAtgaaaaggatgaatacctacagGAGCTAAAACAGGAACTGGGCCTAGACCT CTATGATGAAGTAACCCTACCCAGGCTACGTGAAGCCCTGATGAACATCGATCCCGGGCTAGATAAGCAGACCCTACATGGCTACTTGAGCCGGGCCTTCCAGCTCCCCGTGACAGAACTGCCTGAGGAGggtgaagagaaggaagaaggcattGTGGTATGGCTCAAGATTGCCTTGGAACGGCTTCAGATGACTGACATCAGGCGCATGGGGTCTCGAGAGCAGGAACCCCCAAGCTAG
- the TSNAXIP1 gene encoding translin-associated factor X-interacting protein 1 isoform X5, producing MAFPKPRSSSFATTSRTHMRTSGGTIDDSFLTEIKNAQNCKLSQKQKTLVSKLRKNLAEEYLRYLSERDARKILIADLNELRYQREDMSLAQSPGIWGEDPVKLTLALKMARQDLTRTQMELNTMKANFGDVVPRRDFEMQEKTNKDLQEQLDSLRSDYEEVCKEHEILLQLHMTTLKERDQFHSELQEIQRTSTPRPDWSKCEDVVAGGPDRWQKLAEGKNSDQLVDVLLEEIGEGLLREKDFFPGLGYGEAIPPFLRYDGFVENKKPSKKDVINLLKDAWKQRLVEEKEKFPDFFFSFLEHRFGPSEAMAWAYTIFENIKLFRSNEVMSQFYAVLMGKRSESVYIKQKETVAQLLKEMTNADNQNEGVITMENLSTVLKSNFPFKKEEKIQELMEAGGWHPNSSSADLLNYHSLFIEDEEGQSMPFVQKLWEQYMDEKDEYLQELKQELGLDLYDEVTLPRLREALMNIDPGLDKQTLHGYLSRAFQLPVTELPEEGEEKEEGIVVWLKIALERLQMTDIRRMGSREQEPPS from the exons GTATCCAAACTGAGAAAGAATTTAGCTGAGGAGTACCTGCGCTACCTCAGTGAGCGAGATGCCCGCAAGATCCTCATTGCAGACCTGAATGAGCTGCGGTACCAGAGGGAGGACATGTCACTAGCCCAGTCCCCAG GCATCTGGGGGGAGGACCCCGTGAAGTTAACACTGGCTCTGAAGATGGCCCGGCAAGACCTGACCCGCACGCAGATGGAACTCAACACCATGAAGGCCAACTTTGGAGATGTGGTGCCCAGGAGGGACTTTGAAATGCAGGAGAAGACCAACAAGGATCTGCAGGAGCAG CTGGACAGCCTGAGAAGTGACTATGAAGAGGTCTGCAAGGAGCACGAAATACTGCTGCAGTTGCACATGACCACACTGAAAGAGCGGGACCAGTTTCATTCTGAGCTCCAGGAGATCCAGCGTACCTCTACGCCACGGCCTGATTGGAGCAAGTGCGAAG ATGTGGTGGCTGGGGGCCCAGATCGCTGGCAAAAGCTGGCTGAGGGCAAGAACAGTGACCAGCTGGTGGATGTACTCCTGGAGGAGATTGGCGAGGGGCTGCTCCGGGAGAAAGACTTCTTTCCTGGTCTG GGCTATGGGGAAGCCATCCCTCCTTTCCTTCGATATGATGGCTTTGTGGAGAACAAGAAGCCAAGCAAGAAGGATGTGATAAACCTCCTTAAGGATGCCTGGAAACAACGTCTTGTTGAGGAG aaagagaaattcccagatttcttcttcagtttcctggAGCATCGCTTTGGACCTAGTGAAGCCATGGCTTGGGCTTACAccatttttgaaaatatcaagCTCTTCCGCTCTAATGAGGTCATGAGTCAGTTCTATGCAGTCTTGATGGGAAAG AGGAGTGAGAGTGTATACATCAAGCAAAAGGAGACAGTGGCACAGCTGCTGAAGGAGATGACAAATGCTGACAATCAGAATGAGGGGGTGATAACCATGGAGAACTTAAG CACTGTCCTCAAGAGTAACTTCCCcttcaagaaggaagagaaaattcaggAGTTGATGGAGGCAGGAGGCTGGCATCCCAACAGCAGCAGTGCAGACTTGCTGAACTACCACTCACTATTTATAGAG GATGAAGAGGGCCAGAGTATGCCCTTTGTACAAAAGCTGTGGGAACAGTACATGGAtgaaaaggatgaatacctacagGAGCTAAAACAGGAACTGGGCCTAGACCT CTATGATGAAGTAACCCTACCCAGGCTACGTGAAGCCCTGATGAACATCGATCCCGGGCTAGATAAGCAGACCCTACATGGCTACTTGAGCCGGGCCTTCCAGCTCCCCGTGACAGAACTGCCTGAGGAGggtgaagagaaggaagaaggcattGTGGTATGGCTCAAGATTGCCTTGGAACGGCTTCAGATGACTGACATCAGGCGCATGGGGTCTCGAGAGCAGGAACCCCCAAGCTAG
- the TSNAXIP1 gene encoding translin-associated factor X-interacting protein 1 isoform X4, whose product MAFPKPRSSSFATTSRTHMRTSGGTIDDSFLTEIKNAQNCKLSQKQKTLPYREIFEFFIEDFKTYKPLLSSIKNAYEVMLAHQREKIRALEPLKAKLVTVNEDCNERILAMRAEERYEISMLKREKMNLLKLIDKKNEEKISLQSEVSKLRKNLAEEYLRYLSERDARKILIADLNELRYQREDMSLAQSPGIWGEDPVKLTLALKMARQDLTRTQMELNTMKANFGDVVPRRDFEMQEKTNKDLQEQLDSLRSDYEEVCKEHEILLQLHMTTLKERDQFHSELQEIQRTSTPRPDWSKCEDVVAGGPDRWQKLAEGKNSDQLVDVLLEEIGEGLLREKDFFPGLGYGEAIPPFLRYDGFVENKKPSKKDVINLLKDAWKQRLVEEKEKFPDFFFSFLEHRFGPSEAMAWAYTIFENIKLFRSNEVMSQFYAVLMGKRSESVYIKQKETVAQLLKEMTNADNQNEGVITMENLSTVLKSNFPFKKEEKIQELMEAGGWHPNSSSADLLNYHSLFIEDEEGQSMPFVQKLWEQYMDEKDEYLQELKQELGLDLYDEVTLPRLREALMNIDPGLDKQTLHGYLSRAFQLPVTELPEEGEEKEEGIVVWLKIALERLQMTDIRRMGSREQEPPS is encoded by the exons CCTTACAGAGAAATCTTTGAGTTCTTCATAGAGGACTTTAAAACATACAAGCCATTGCTGTCCTCCATCAAGAATGCGTATGAGGTGATGCTGG CCCACCAGAGGGAGAAGATTCGGGCTCTGGAGCCCCTGAAGGCCAAGCTTGTCACTGTGAATGAGGACTGCAATGAGAGAATCCTGGCCATGAGGGCTGAGGAGAGATATGAAATCTCCATgctgaagagagagaagatgaatttGCTAAAACTCATTGACAAAAAGAACGAGGAGAAGATCTCATTGCAGAGCGAG GTATCCAAACTGAGAAAGAATTTAGCTGAGGAGTACCTGCGCTACCTCAGTGAGCGAGATGCCCGCAAGATCCTCATTGCAGACCTGAATGAGCTGCGGTACCAGAGGGAGGACATGTCACTAGCCCAGTCCCCAG GCATCTGGGGGGAGGACCCCGTGAAGTTAACACTGGCTCTGAAGATGGCCCGGCAAGACCTGACCCGCACGCAGATGGAACTCAACACCATGAAGGCCAACTTTGGAGATGTGGTGCCCAGGAGGGACTTTGAAATGCAGGAGAAGACCAACAAGGATCTGCAGGAGCAG CTGGACAGCCTGAGAAGTGACTATGAAGAGGTCTGCAAGGAGCACGAAATACTGCTGCAGTTGCACATGACCACACTGAAAGAGCGGGACCAGTTTCATTCTGAGCTCCAGGAGATCCAGCGTACCTCTACGCCACGGCCTGATTGGAGCAAGTGCGAAG ATGTGGTGGCTGGGGGCCCAGATCGCTGGCAAAAGCTGGCTGAGGGCAAGAACAGTGACCAGCTGGTGGATGTACTCCTGGAGGAGATTGGCGAGGGGCTGCTCCGGGAGAAAGACTTCTTTCCTGGTCTG GGCTATGGGGAAGCCATCCCTCCTTTCCTTCGATATGATGGCTTTGTGGAGAACAAGAAGCCAAGCAAGAAGGATGTGATAAACCTCCTTAAGGATGCCTGGAAACAACGTCTTGTTGAGGAG aaagagaaattcccagatttcttcttcagtttcctggAGCATCGCTTTGGACCTAGTGAAGCCATGGCTTGGGCTTACAccatttttgaaaatatcaagCTCTTCCGCTCTAATGAGGTCATGAGTCAGTTCTATGCAGTCTTGATGGGAAAG AGGAGTGAGAGTGTATACATCAAGCAAAAGGAGACAGTGGCACAGCTGCTGAAGGAGATGACAAATGCTGACAATCAGAATGAGGGGGTGATAACCATGGAGAACTTAAG CACTGTCCTCAAGAGTAACTTCCCcttcaagaaggaagagaaaattcaggAGTTGATGGAGGCAGGAGGCTGGCATCCCAACAGCAGCAGTGCAGACTTGCTGAACTACCACTCACTATTTATAGAG GATGAAGAGGGCCAGAGTATGCCCTTTGTACAAAAGCTGTGGGAACAGTACATGGAtgaaaaggatgaatacctacagGAGCTAAAACAGGAACTGGGCCTAGACCT CTATGATGAAGTAACCCTACCCAGGCTACGTGAAGCCCTGATGAACATCGATCCCGGGCTAGATAAGCAGACCCTACATGGCTACTTGAGCCGGGCCTTCCAGCTCCCCGTGACAGAACTGCCTGAGGAGggtgaagagaaggaagaaggcattGTGGTATGGCTCAAGATTGCCTTGGAACGGCTTCAGATGACTGACATCAGGCGCATGGGGTCTCGAGAGCAGGAACCCCCAAGCTAG
- the TSNAXIP1 gene encoding translin-associated factor X-interacting protein 1 isoform X6 codes for MRAEERYEISMLKREKMNLLKLIDKKNEEKISLQSEVSKLRKNLAEEYLRYLSERDARKILIADLNELRYQREDMSLAQSPGIWGEDPVKLTLALKMARQDLTRTQMELNTMKANFGDVVPRRDFEMQEKTNKDLQEQLDSLRSDYEEVCKEHEILLQLHMTTLKERDQFHSELQEIQRTSTPRPDWSKCEDVVAGGPDRWQKLAEGKNSDQLVDVLLEEIGEGLLREKDFFPGLGYGEAIPPFLRYDGFVENKKPSKKDVINLLKDAWKQRLVEEKEKFPDFFFSFLEHRFGPSEAMAWAYTIFENIKLFRSNEVMSQFYAVLMGKRSESVYIKQKETVAQLLKEMTNADNQNEGVITMENLSTVLKSNFPFKKEEKIQELMEAGGWHPNSSSADLLNYHSLFIEDEEGQSMPFVQKLWEQYMDEKDEYLQELKQELGLDLYDEVTLPRLREALMNIDPGLDKQTLHGYLSRAFQLPVTELPEEGEEKEEGIVVWLKIALERLQMTDIRRMGSREQEPPS; via the exons ATGAGGGCTGAGGAGAGATATGAAATCTCCATgctgaagagagagaagatgaatttGCTAAAACTCATTGACAAAAAGAACGAGGAGAAGATCTCATTGCAGAGCGAG GTATCCAAACTGAGAAAGAATTTAGCTGAGGAGTACCTGCGCTACCTCAGTGAGCGAGATGCCCGCAAGATCCTCATTGCAGACCTGAATGAGCTGCGGTACCAGAGGGAGGACATGTCACTAGCCCAGTCCCCAG GCATCTGGGGGGAGGACCCCGTGAAGTTAACACTGGCTCTGAAGATGGCCCGGCAAGACCTGACCCGCACGCAGATGGAACTCAACACCATGAAGGCCAACTTTGGAGATGTGGTGCCCAGGAGGGACTTTGAAATGCAGGAGAAGACCAACAAGGATCTGCAGGAGCAG CTGGACAGCCTGAGAAGTGACTATGAAGAGGTCTGCAAGGAGCACGAAATACTGCTGCAGTTGCACATGACCACACTGAAAGAGCGGGACCAGTTTCATTCTGAGCTCCAGGAGATCCAGCGTACCTCTACGCCACGGCCTGATTGGAGCAAGTGCGAAG ATGTGGTGGCTGGGGGCCCAGATCGCTGGCAAAAGCTGGCTGAGGGCAAGAACAGTGACCAGCTGGTGGATGTACTCCTGGAGGAGATTGGCGAGGGGCTGCTCCGGGAGAAAGACTTCTTTCCTGGTCTG GGCTATGGGGAAGCCATCCCTCCTTTCCTTCGATATGATGGCTTTGTGGAGAACAAGAAGCCAAGCAAGAAGGATGTGATAAACCTCCTTAAGGATGCCTGGAAACAACGTCTTGTTGAGGAG aaagagaaattcccagatttcttcttcagtttcctggAGCATCGCTTTGGACCTAGTGAAGCCATGGCTTGGGCTTACAccatttttgaaaatatcaagCTCTTCCGCTCTAATGAGGTCATGAGTCAGTTCTATGCAGTCTTGATGGGAAAG AGGAGTGAGAGTGTATACATCAAGCAAAAGGAGACAGTGGCACAGCTGCTGAAGGAGATGACAAATGCTGACAATCAGAATGAGGGGGTGATAACCATGGAGAACTTAAG CACTGTCCTCAAGAGTAACTTCCCcttcaagaaggaagagaaaattcaggAGTTGATGGAGGCAGGAGGCTGGCATCCCAACAGCAGCAGTGCAGACTTGCTGAACTACCACTCACTATTTATAGAG GATGAAGAGGGCCAGAGTATGCCCTTTGTACAAAAGCTGTGGGAACAGTACATGGAtgaaaaggatgaatacctacagGAGCTAAAACAGGAACTGGGCCTAGACCT CTATGATGAAGTAACCCTACCCAGGCTACGTGAAGCCCTGATGAACATCGATCCCGGGCTAGATAAGCAGACCCTACATGGCTACTTGAGCCGGGCCTTCCAGCTCCCCGTGACAGAACTGCCTGAGGAGggtgaagagaaggaagaaggcattGTGGTATGGCTCAAGATTGCCTTGGAACGGCTTCAGATGACTGACATCAGGCGCATGGGGTCTCGAGAGCAGGAACCCCCAAGCTAG